Proteins found in one Calditrichota bacterium genomic segment:
- a CDS encoding AAA domain-containing protein has translation MALETFLNDKKFGVAHLSSGLDILWHNTFFPDFTVSGQSGLNLPLKQVLPELIGMETVLQEIASGKRQRLYLENLVREKPDGREIYFNLFVYPPEEKDAFLTIILEDQTEKTRHEQRLLQQTNEIRLLESLLESRGEYASRNILGRSPAIRAVRKMIAKVASVPSATVLLQGESGTGKNLVARVIHYSSQEAKAPFVEINCAAIPEALLESELFGYEKGAFTNAATGKPGLLEEADGGTLFLDEISQMSLKLQAKLLSFLESRRFRRLGSTQEIEVRLRLLAATNQNLADLVEEKQFREDLFYRLNVVWINLPPLRELGEDLLEIAHHFIDLFNRDFNKHVRGLAPEAREKLLAYPWPGNVRELRNVLERAMIFAEGDVLEADDVLIQPQTKRGSTVQEEIFHLPAQGVPLEEVEKKLLLDAIRMSHGNQSRAARLLHLSRDTFRYRLKKHGLMDVNP, from the coding sequence ATGGCACTCGAGACATTTTTAAATGATAAAAAATTCGGTGTGGCCCATCTGTCATCCGGGCTCGATATTCTCTGGCACAACACATTTTTCCCGGATTTTACTGTTTCCGGACAAAGCGGCCTGAATCTTCCCCTGAAGCAGGTACTGCCGGAACTCATCGGAATGGAAACCGTTCTTCAGGAAATTGCTTCCGGAAAACGTCAGCGGCTTTATCTGGAAAATCTGGTTCGCGAAAAGCCGGACGGCCGTGAAATCTATTTCAACCTCTTTGTTTACCCTCCAGAAGAGAAGGACGCTTTTCTGACGATTATTCTCGAAGATCAAACAGAAAAAACTCGGCACGAACAGCGCCTTTTGCAGCAAACCAATGAAATCCGGCTCCTTGAGAGCCTTTTGGAGTCGCGGGGCGAGTATGCCAGCAGAAACATTTTGGGCCGTTCGCCGGCCATCCGGGCGGTGCGAAAAATGATTGCCAAAGTGGCATCTGTTCCCTCGGCGACCGTTTTGCTGCAGGGAGAAAGCGGCACCGGGAAAAATCTTGTGGCACGGGTCATTCATTATTCTTCACAGGAGGCCAAGGCCCCGTTTGTGGAGATCAACTGTGCGGCCATTCCTGAAGCTCTTTTGGAATCGGAACTGTTTGGCTACGAGAAGGGAGCTTTCACAAATGCGGCCACAGGGAAACCCGGACTTCTGGAGGAAGCCGACGGAGGCACCCTTTTCCTGGACGAGATCAGTCAGATGTCCCTTAAACTTCAGGCCAAGCTTCTGTCGTTTCTGGAGTCACGGCGTTTCCGGCGCCTTGGAAGCACACAGGAAATTGAGGTTCGGTTGCGACTGCTTGCAGCCACCAATCAAAACCTGGCGGATTTGGTTGAAGAAAAGCAGTTTCGGGAAGATTTATTTTATCGCCTGAATGTGGTCTGGATTAACCTTCCGCCGCTGCGGGAGCTGGGAGAAGACCTGCTGGAAATCGCACACCATTTCATCGACTTGTTTAACAGGGATTTTAATAAACATGTTCGGGGGCTGGCCCCGGAGGCACGGGAAAAGCTGCTCGCTTACCCATGGCCCGGCAATGTGCGCGAGCTGCGAAACGTACTTGAACGCGCCATGATTTTTGCCGAAGGAGATGTCCTTGAGGCAGACGATGTTTTAATCCAGCCTCAGACGAAACGTGGTTCAACCGTTCAGGAAGAAATCTTTCATCTTCCGGCCCAGGGGGTTCCTCTGGAGGAAGTGGAAAAAAAGCTTCTTCTGGACGCCATCCGAATGAGTCACGGCAATCAATCCCGGGCGGCAAGGCTTCTGCACCTCAGTCGGGACACCTTTCGCTACCGGCTGAAAAAACACGGTTTGATGGATGTCAATCCCTGA
- a CDS encoding adenosylcobalamin-dependent ribonucleoside-diphosphate reductase, producing MIKDMFSHKGKLAHMIPAHQLQAYKNLHQFLRKKQATHEIPVHPTDYLGGNELAKSIYKQKYLLRDLEGNFLENRPEDAFMRISAAIAAVEPNEEKQKEWAITFYKDLYDAVFVPGGRVIAGAGDLYRLKTLANCFASVIKGDNIESIYNSAYECARTYSFGGGIGVDISILRPKDSVVHNASDRSTGAVSFMELYSMTTGLIGQSGRRGALMLTIDVKHPDVLEFIQVKKKPNWTSQQIINQLKWSNKFDEKQLKEVEQQVVENTQVRFANISIKVTDEFMQAVDEQNQYGKTKILLYKKNTKEVVKTAYLEDVPHYSIGMPAKDISHYELLQTFDTFEQAERYLSDTFAISVSEASLKDVNQRDVYGDLVLPLKDEPFDLALRYSGDYMLYFASKPTGEIRKLVKARTIWDRFVEGNYKTAEPGLIFWSRMAKYSPSNYVGRPISATNPCAEVPLEDGGACNLGSVNLPRLVENGFTAKARINWKRLDETVAHVVRFLDNVVTWNEELNPLEKQRKAASETRRLGIGVMGIADMLNQLGIPYDSEKGIDLMGKVMARVAEAAYRASAELAAEKGPSPVFDYEAYSKNPFFQESLSAKTKQIIKKNGLRNIALLSIAPTGTISNIVVGYVRGEKNYIGVSSGVEPIFALFYTRRAESFDNRLFRVFHSSVQAYLDENGLSKEAEKAQTLDDLKEILPDYFFRTAHEIDPFKRVQIQGVCQKYVDHSISSTVNLPEDIEPEVISNIYLHAWKNHLKGITVYRDGSRYPILVADERAKTEFQRMKEKEFRYGKNGDSVVLRGDDLISLPNGRLSTVYHFLKNKKGDVLVAES from the coding sequence ATGATTAAAGACATGTTTTCACACAAGGGAAAGCTTGCTCACATGATTCCGGCTCACCAATTGCAAGCGTACAAGAACCTGCACCAGTTTTTACGCAAGAAACAAGCCACCCACGAAATACCCGTACATCCCACAGATTATTTAGGTGGAAATGAACTGGCAAAGAGCATTTATAAACAGAAATACCTCTTAAGGGATCTGGAAGGGAATTTTCTTGAAAATCGGCCTGAGGATGCTTTTATGCGCATTTCGGCGGCCATCGCGGCTGTCGAACCCAATGAGGAAAAGCAAAAGGAATGGGCCATTACGTTTTACAAGGACCTTTATGACGCCGTTTTTGTACCCGGCGGCCGCGTGATCGCAGGCGCCGGAGACCTTTACCGTTTGAAAACCCTGGCCAATTGCTTTGCCAGCGTCATTAAGGGGGATAACATCGAGTCCATTTACAACTCCGCTTACGAATGCGCACGAACCTATTCTTTCGGCGGCGGAATCGGTGTGGACATTTCCATCCTTCGGCCGAAGGACTCCGTTGTTCACAATGCCTCCGATCGGTCCACCGGAGCCGTTTCATTTATGGAATTGTATTCGATGACGACCGGACTCATTGGCCAGAGCGGACGCCGGGGCGCACTCATGCTGACCATCGACGTCAAACATCCCGATGTGCTGGAATTCATTCAGGTGAAGAAAAAACCCAACTGGACCAGCCAGCAAATCATTAATCAATTAAAGTGGTCCAATAAATTTGATGAAAAGCAGCTTAAGGAAGTGGAACAACAGGTGGTTGAAAACACCCAGGTTCGTTTTGCCAATATCAGCATTAAGGTAACGGATGAATTTATGCAGGCAGTGGACGAACAAAATCAGTACGGCAAGACGAAGATTTTGCTGTACAAAAAGAACACAAAAGAGGTTGTTAAAACCGCCTATCTGGAAGATGTTCCCCATTATTCGATTGGGATGCCGGCGAAAGATATTTCTCATTATGAGCTGCTTCAGACATTCGACACCTTTGAACAAGCGGAAAGATATTTGAGCGATACATTCGCTATTTCCGTTTCCGAAGCCTCTCTGAAGGATGTCAATCAACGGGATGTGTACGGCGATTTGGTCCTTCCGCTGAAAGATGAACCCTTCGACCTGGCACTGCGCTATTCCGGCGATTACATGCTTTATTTTGCGTCCAAACCCACTGGAGAAATCCGGAAACTGGTCAAAGCCCGCACCATCTGGGATCGCTTTGTGGAAGGCAATTACAAAACAGCGGAACCGGGGCTCATCTTTTGGTCGCGCATGGCCAAATATTCACCGTCCAATTACGTGGGGCGACCCATCAGCGCCACCAACCCCTGTGCGGAGGTGCCCCTGGAAGACGGCGGGGCATGCAATCTGGGCTCCGTCAATTTACCCCGCCTGGTTGAAAACGGGTTCACGGCAAAGGCCCGCATCAATTGGAAGCGTCTGGATGAAACCGTGGCCCATGTGGTTCGATTTCTGGATAACGTGGTGACCTGGAATGAAGAATTGAATCCCCTGGAAAAACAGCGCAAAGCGGCCAGCGAAACCCGCCGCCTGGGAATAGGTGTGATGGGGATTGCGGACATGCTGAATCAGCTGGGAATTCCCTACGACAGCGAAAAAGGAATTGACCTGATGGGGAAGGTCATGGCTCGTGTGGCGGAAGCCGCCTACCGGGCCTCGGCAGAACTGGCTGCCGAGAAAGGGCCGTCCCCGGTGTTTGACTATGAGGCCTATTCCAAAAACCCCTTCTTTCAGGAAAGCCTGAGCGCAAAAACGAAACAAATCATTAAGAAAAACGGGCTTCGGAATATTGCCCTGCTCTCGATTGCACCCACCGGGACGATTTCAAATATTGTGGTCGGTTATGTCCGGGGCGAGAAAAATTACATTGGTGTTTCCAGTGGTGTCGAGCCCATTTTTGCCCTTTTCTACACCCGCCGGGCCGAATCCTTTGACAACCGGCTTTTCAGGGTATTTCATTCCAGTGTTCAGGCGTATCTTGATGAAAACGGCCTGTCCAAAGAAGCGGAAAAGGCACAAACGCTGGACGATTTAAAAGAAATCTTACCCGACTATTTTTTCCGCACCGCCCACGAAATCGATCCGTTCAAACGGGTTCAAATCCAGGGCGTGTGTCAAAAATACGTGGATCACAGCATTTCGTCGACGGTCAATCTCCCCGAGGATATTGAACCGGAAGTGATTTCGAATATTTACCTTCATGCCTGGAAAAATCACCTCAAGGGTATCACGGTTTATCGGGATGGCAGCCGATATCCGATTTTGGTGGCTGACGAAAGGGCCAAAACGGAATTTCAGCGGATGAAAGAGAAAGAGTTCCGCTACGGCAAAAATGGGGACAGCGTCGTCCTGCGCGGGGATGATTTGATCAGTCTGCCCAACGGACGATTGTCAACCGTTTACCATTTTCTGAAGAACAAAAAGGGCGATGTGCTGGTAGCGGAGTCGTAG
- the gpmA gene encoding 2,3-diphosphoglycerate-dependent phosphoglycerate mutase, which translates to MKVVLLRHGQSQWNLENRFTGWTDVGLTEQGIREAHEAARLLKQEGYTFDVAFTSVLKRAIKTLWIVMEDMDFMWIPVYRSWRLNERHYGALQGLNKAETARKHGEEQVLIWRRSYDVPPPALDPSDPRFPGHDPRYKDVPEEELPRTESLKDTVKRFLPYWHETIAPTIKQGKKVIIAAHGNSLRALVKYLDNMSEAAITKLNIPTGIPLIYELDDELKPITHYYLGDPEAVKKAAEAVANQGKANA; encoded by the coding sequence ATGAAAGTCGTTTTATTGCGACACGGACAGAGCCAGTGGAATCTGGAAAATCGGTTTACCGGCTGGACGGATGTCGGCCTGACCGAGCAGGGAATCCGGGAAGCTCACGAAGCGGCCCGACTTTTAAAACAGGAAGGATACACATTCGATGTTGCCTTTACTTCGGTTCTTAAACGGGCCATCAAAACACTCTGGATTGTAATGGAAGACATGGACTTTATGTGGATTCCTGTTTATCGGAGCTGGCGACTGAATGAACGCCATTACGGGGCATTGCAGGGTTTGAATAAAGCCGAAACCGCCCGAAAACATGGAGAGGAACAGGTCCTCATCTGGCGGCGAAGCTATGACGTGCCCCCGCCTGCATTAGATCCTTCAGACCCCCGGTTTCCCGGGCACGACCCGCGTTACAAAGACGTCCCGGAGGAAGAGCTGCCCCGGACGGAAAGTCTGAAGGACACCGTCAAACGATTCCTGCCGTATTGGCACGAAACCATTGCTCCAACGATCAAGCAGGGCAAAAAAGTCATCATTGCGGCTCACGGAAACAGCTTGCGAGCCCTTGTAAAATATCTGGACAACATGTCCGAGGCCGCCATTACAAAGCTGAATATTCCCACTGGTATCCCCCTAATTTACGAATTGGATGATGAGCTCAAACCCATTACCCATTATTACCTTGGTGATCCGGAAGCTGTTAAGAAGGCAGCCGAAGCCGTTGCCAATCAGGGTAAAGCCAACGCTTAA
- a CDS encoding OmpA family protein has translation MSFKKTLFGGLILFGAFFVLCLVHGANKIETHLKNQTEQKLKKQGFNEVHTAVDGRIVVLQGKLSSKKEKAAAERLVASVWGVRTVVNHIRVQRPASAFSAGVTRFVKEIQQTTVHFAPNRWAISPSNRILLDCLADSLKKYSHMSIRIVGFSDSLGNLARNKIISRKRAEAVRDYFLGKGISSSRLVVEGKGSRDFCASNQTDEGRWKNRRVEFRVLETP, from the coding sequence ATGTCTTTTAAAAAAACACTTTTCGGCGGGTTGATTTTGTTTGGCGCGTTTTTTGTACTTTGTCTGGTACACGGCGCCAATAAAATTGAAACCCACTTGAAGAATCAAACGGAACAAAAACTGAAAAAGCAGGGATTCAACGAAGTGCACACGGCCGTTGACGGGCGAATCGTCGTTTTACAGGGTAAACTTTCTTCCAAAAAAGAAAAAGCCGCTGCGGAACGACTGGTTGCTTCGGTTTGGGGAGTGAGAACCGTCGTGAATCACATTCGGGTACAGCGGCCGGCTTCCGCTTTTTCTGCCGGAGTGACTCGGTTCGTGAAAGAGATACAGCAAACAACGGTTCATTTTGCCCCCAATCGCTGGGCCATTTCACCCAGCAATCGGATTTTACTCGATTGTCTGGCAGATTCTCTTAAAAAATATTCGCACATGAGCATCCGGATTGTGGGGTTTTCCGATTCACTGGGTAATTTGGCACGAAACAAAATAATCAGCCGGAAACGTGCAGAGGCTGTGCGTGATTATTTTTTAGGAAAAGGAATTTCCTCTTCCCGACTGGTTGTGGAGGGAAAAGGAAGCCGTGACTTTTGCGCCTCCAATCAAACCGACGAGGGCCGCTGGAAAAACAGGCGAG
- a CDS encoding GTP-binding protein, with the protein MEHHLIQKKICLLGMFGVGKTSLVRRFVYNRFDDSYLVTVGVKVSQKILPPVKNRQGRWTQFEFLIWDIAGFEEAGGPTQTYFLGASGALVVADLSRPYTIDVLPKILDSFFAVAPAAKIVLLGNKKDLFTQPEEQGHSLQGWSEEKKWPFLLTSAKTGENVEKAFLALARTLVGEEQ; encoded by the coding sequence ATGGAACATCATTTGATTCAGAAAAAAATTTGTCTTCTGGGAATGTTTGGTGTCGGCAAAACAAGTTTGGTACGCCGATTTGTTTACAATCGCTTTGATGACTCCTACCTGGTTACGGTAGGTGTAAAGGTGTCGCAAAAGATTCTCCCGCCCGTCAAAAACCGCCAGGGAAGATGGACTCAATTCGAGTTTCTCATCTGGGATATTGCGGGTTTTGAAGAGGCTGGCGGCCCAACCCAAACCTATTTTCTGGGAGCTTCGGGAGCACTCGTTGTGGCGGATCTTTCCCGTCCCTACACAATAGACGTGCTTCCCAAAATTCTGGATTCCTTTTTTGCCGTGGCTCCCGCTGCCAAAATTGTTCTGCTTGGAAATAAAAAAGACCTTTTTACACAGCCCGAGGAGCAGGGCCACTCTCTTCAAGGGTGGAGCGAAGAGAAAAAATGGCCGTTTCTTTTAACCAGCGCCAAAACCGGTGAAAACGTGGAAAAGGCCTTTTTGGCACTGGCCCGTACGCTGGTGGGAGAGGAACAGTAG
- a CDS encoding penicillin acylase family protein, with the protein MRLKEQEVRLQFHGEEIRLQRDKNGVPQISAKTEAGAYFGLGWVHANDRMVQMMLVRLIARGEASENLKATEELIAIDTFMRKINFRDDARDQVNAMDADTRAILDAYTAGVNEFLSHEKRPFEFKMVKYKPAPWKPEDSLITIKIMGYVGLAQAQGDMEKFIIQMVQNGVSREKLEELFPGHLDGMNMEAIKKIQLEAPIVPDSLKWLHQVPRISASNNWAVAPEKSASGKAIYCSDPHLEVNRLPAVWYEIMMKYDGNAVIGNTIPGVPGILYGRTKDLAWGFTYAFMDMIDFYIEDCKDGKFRRKDQWIPFETRTETLHPKGKDPITFTVYENMHGFLEGDPNTPGYYLSMAWSGRKNGGADAQMNMIRMPRIRSTKEAMETMRNVDIPPLDFIFADSQGNIGFQMCGRMPKRRKGWTGLYPVEGWDPKNDWNGFVDPADLPHEYNPGRGYLATANNDLNALGKAKPINLPMASYRVDRIQELLAAQEKHSAETMKKMHYDLYSKQAERFMPIIKPLLPDTEAGNRLKQWDFHYQEDSVAAFYFEQIYHALLRDVFGVQEWGEEVFDFLDQETGIFVDFYGNFDAILTKETSAWFDGKSREQIYREAIEKALAVKPKSYGETRLITMTNIFFGGKLPKFLGFDYGPFPLKGNRATIPQGAIYKNGGMVTTFHPSFRMIADMATDVLETNLAGGPSDRRFSKWYTSDIENWRNGRYKALKIK; encoded by the coding sequence ATGAGACTTAAAGAGCAAGAGGTTCGACTGCAATTTCACGGGGAAGAAATCCGCTTGCAGCGCGATAAAAACGGGGTTCCTCAAATTTCAGCAAAAACAGAAGCAGGCGCTTACTTCGGCCTCGGATGGGTACACGCAAACGATCGAATGGTTCAAATGATGCTCGTGCGTCTCATTGCCCGCGGCGAGGCCTCCGAAAACCTGAAAGCCACAGAGGAGCTTATTGCCATTGACACCTTTATGCGAAAGATTAACTTTCGGGATGACGCCCGAGATCAGGTTAACGCCATGGATGCCGACACCCGGGCCATTCTGGACGCCTACACGGCCGGGGTAAATGAATTCCTATCGCATGAGAAACGTCCCTTTGAGTTTAAAATGGTCAAATACAAACCAGCCCCCTGGAAGCCCGAAGATTCACTGATTACTATCAAAATCATGGGGTATGTTGGCCTGGCACAAGCTCAGGGCGATATGGAAAAATTCATCATTCAGATGGTTCAAAACGGGGTATCCCGGGAGAAACTGGAAGAGCTTTTCCCGGGGCATCTGGATGGAATGAATATGGAGGCCATCAAAAAGATTCAGCTCGAGGCCCCCATCGTTCCGGATTCCCTGAAATGGCTGCACCAGGTACCCCGGATATCGGCCAGCAACAATTGGGCGGTTGCTCCGGAAAAATCCGCCTCCGGAAAAGCCATCTACTGCAGCGACCCTCATCTGGAGGTGAACCGGCTGCCTGCCGTGTGGTACGAAATCATGATGAAATATGACGGAAATGCCGTCATCGGCAACACCATTCCCGGCGTACCCGGCATCCTGTACGGGCGCACCAAAGACCTGGCCTGGGGATTTACTTACGCCTTCATGGATATGATCGATTTTTACATTGAAGATTGCAAGGATGGGAAATTTCGCCGGAAAGACCAATGGATCCCCTTTGAAACGCGAACGGAAACCCTGCATCCCAAGGGCAAGGATCCCATCACCTTCACGGTTTACGAGAATATGCACGGATTTCTGGAGGGTGATCCCAATACACCCGGATACTATTTAAGCATGGCCTGGTCCGGGCGAAAAAACGGGGGGGCCGACGCCCAAATGAACATGATCCGAATGCCGCGAATCAGATCCACAAAAGAGGCCATGGAAACCATGCGAAATGTGGACATCCCCCCGCTGGATTTTATCTTTGCTGACAGCCAGGGGAATATTGGTTTTCAGATGTGCGGCCGTATGCCCAAACGCCGAAAAGGCTGGACAGGATTGTACCCGGTTGAAGGCTGGGATCCCAAAAATGACTGGAACGGTTTTGTGGATCCGGCAGACCTTCCGCACGAATACAACCCCGGCCGCGGATATCTGGCAACCGCCAACAACGACCTTAACGCCCTCGGCAAAGCAAAACCCATTAACCTGCCCATGGCTTCGTATCGCGTCGACCGGATTCAGGAATTATTGGCTGCACAAGAAAAGCATTCGGCCGAAACCATGAAAAAAATGCATTACGATCTTTACTCCAAACAGGCCGAACGCTTCATGCCGATCATCAAGCCGCTCCTGCCGGACACCGAGGCCGGGAACAGACTCAAACAATGGGATTTCCACTACCAGGAGGATTCCGTAGCGGCTTTTTACTTTGAGCAAATTTACCACGCGTTATTGCGGGATGTGTTCGGCGTTCAGGAATGGGGCGAAGAGGTGTTCGACTTTCTGGATCAGGAAACCGGAATTTTCGTGGATTTCTACGGCAATTTTGATGCGATTTTAACAAAAGAAACATCGGCGTGGTTCGACGGCAAATCCCGCGAGCAAATCTACCGGGAGGCCATTGAAAAAGCCCTCGCCGTCAAACCAAAGTCCTACGGCGAAACCCGGCTCATTACCATGACAAACATTTTCTTCGGAGGAAAACTGCCCAAATTCCTGGGATTCGATTACGGCCCGTTTCCGCTTAAAGGAAACCGCGCAACCATTCCTCAGGGAGCCATCTACAAAAACGGCGGCATGGTGACCACCTTTCATCCCTCTTTCCGGATGATTGCCGATATGGCCACGGATGTGCTGGAAACCAATCTGGCGGGCGGCCCTTCCGACCGGCGCTTTTCCAAATGGTACACATCGGACATTGAAAATTGGCGGAACGGCCGGTACAAGGCCTTGAAAATCAAATAG